In one Drosophila gunungcola strain Sukarami chromosome 2R unlocalized genomic scaffold, Dgunungcola_SK_2 000004F, whole genome shotgun sequence genomic region, the following are encoded:
- the LOC128253755 gene encoding small integral membrane protein 14 isoform X1, with product MCSYYSHSSCSNQTQSETMSDDFDGCECVWSQEYAMQRLINFIRQNQNACTDTECFDVSGRSTQQAQAAGRDDGSGFSVAMIFLIVAMFMYILNPSTWGHLTSSTKRAGGRRDNNQDGSPPPPPAIN from the exons ATGTGCAGTTATTATTCCCATTCCAGTTG CTCAAATCAGACTCAATCCGAAACCATGTCCGACGACTTCGATGGCTGCGAGTGCGTCTGGTCGCAGGAATATGCGATGCAGCGCCTTATCAACTTT ATACGGCAGAACCAGAATGCCTGCACAGATACTGAGTGCTTCGATG TTTCCGGACGCTCGACGCAGCAGGCACAGGCCGCAGGTCGCGACGATGGCAGCGGCTTCTCCGTCGCAATGATCTTTCTGATCGTTGCCATGTTCATGTACATACTGAATCCGAGTACCTGGGGCCACTTGACCAGCAGCACCAAGCGCGCCGGCGGCAGACGTGACAATAATCAGGACGGATcgccgcctcctccgccgGCTATCAACTAG
- the LOC128253755 gene encoding small integral membrane protein 14 isoform X2, which yields MSDDFDGCECVWSQEYAMQRLINFIRQNQNACTDTECFDVSGRSTQQAQAAGRDDGSGFSVAMIFLIVAMFMYILNPSTWGHLTSSTKRAGGRRDNNQDGSPPPPPAIN from the exons ATGTCCGACGACTTCGATGGCTGCGAGTGCGTCTGGTCGCAGGAATATGCGATGCAGCGCCTTATCAACTTT ATACGGCAGAACCAGAATGCCTGCACAGATACTGAGTGCTTCGATG TTTCCGGACGCTCGACGCAGCAGGCACAGGCCGCAGGTCGCGACGATGGCAGCGGCTTCTCCGTCGCAATGATCTTTCTGATCGTTGCCATGTTCATGTACATACTGAATCCGAGTACCTGGGGCCACTTGACCAGCAGCACCAAGCGCGCCGGCGGCAGACGTGACAATAATCAGGACGGATcgccgcctcctccgccgGCTATCAACTAG
- the LOC128254024 gene encoding uncharacterized protein LOC128254024 — protein sequence MVVLGNDQHWRKVSMELLAVLERFDSKLLEASFCLRLTIKMLLFLLASVLFRFVGAPDSDSYVVINELNQALKIELNVFIDFEDFGSYNTLYNLDTPKLKLTLECEDIKDFRIRGRFTERTLIIVKLKDSGLDPNVADFLPNLLDELHELYIVFLSTEEPVFLKEDLFTYSYKQGFVNVILLHGKDLYGYLPYPSIQPIKLSNISEYLDTRRIIRNFRGYPIRTIRTKGIPRDFEYSNDQNELVRAGYVFAAVKEFTIRYNATLISKESPKGSNVAAYLAIAEMLSKKEIDIICFYKELGWSVASTEPLSIVTSHLMVPHAIPISSYFYYSRPFSWTLWLVIASTVLYGSLTLHLSSREKQIDVGKCLLYSLSHILYTCHEKVRNTGWRAISIHIVLTSCGFILTNLYLSTLSSILTSGLYEQEYDTLEDLAKSPFISLHDEFHWTYYTTFTFLPEALRRNSISLNVSIVTAYRDGLNKSYMYWISDDRIGMVLRQQELLKKPRFYKLSQPVGYSLEAHCVSRSLPYLEMASQFMRRLHEHGIDIKMRADTFQVLIQQGIYTLMRDDEPPAKAFDLEFYFFAFGLWTLGMALSFVVFLGESF from the exons ATGGTAGTGCTGGGTAACGACCAACACTGGAGGAAAGTATCGATGGAACTGCTGGCAGTGCTGGAAAGGTTCG acagcaaacTTTTAGAAGCTTCATTTTGCCTCCGCTTAACCATCAAAATGTTACTATTTTTGTTAGCATCGGTTCTTTTTCGTTTCGTTGGTGCTCCTGATTCGGATTCCTACGTGGTTATTAATGAACTCAATCAGGCTCTTAAAATAGAACTAAATGTATTCATAGACTTCGAGGATTTTGGCAGTTATAATACACTTTACAATCTGGACACACCCAAACTTAAACTCACTTTGGAATGTGAAGATATTAAAGATTTTCGAATACGTGGACGTTTTACAGAACGAACTCTAATCATAGTAAAACTAAAGGATTCAGGACTAGACCCCAATGTAGCGGACTTCCTGCCCAATCTGTTGGACGAACTTCATGAGCTATATATTGTATTCTTGAGCACGGAGGAACCAGTGTTTTTAAAAGAGGACCTATTTACCTACAGCTACAAACAGGGTTTCGTTAATGTGATTTTGCTTCACGGCAAGGATCTCTACGGCTATCTACCCTATCCATCCATTCAACCTATTAAGCTCTCAAATATCTCCGAGTATCTCGATACAAGAAGGATTATTCGCAATTTTCGGGGCTATCCCATACGCACTATTCGAACCAAAGGAATTCCTCGCGATTTTGAGTATTCCAACGACCAAAATGAGCTGGTTCGGGCAGGATATGTATTTGCGGCTGTTAAGGAGTTTACTATTCGTTATAATGCTACACTTATAAGTAAGGAATCGCCCAAAGGATCTAATGTCGCTGCATACCTTGCCATAGCGGAAATGCTGAGCAAAAAGGAAATCGACATAATCTGCTTCTACAAGGAGTTGGGGTGGTCTGTTGCAAGCACAGAGCCTCTTTCAATCGTCACCTCTCACCTTATGGTGCCCCATGCCATACCcatttccagctatttttactACTCGCGACCCTTCAGTTGGACTCTTTGGCTGGTCATAGCTTCAACTGTTTTATACGGATCTCTGACATTGCATCTGAGTTCGAGAGAGAAGCAAATCGATGTCGGGAAGTGCCTACTGTATAGCCTCAGCCACATCCTCTATACCTGCCATGAAAAAGTTAGGAACACAGGCTGGAGAGCCATATCGATTCACATAGTTCTAACAAGCTGTGGCTTCATACTCACCAATCTCTATCTGTCCACGCTGTCCAGCATCCTGACATCGGGATTGTACGAACAGGAGTACGATACACTGGAGGACCTGGCCAAATCCCCGTTTATCAGTCTGCACGACGAGTTCCACTGGACGTATTATACAACATTTACCTTTCTGCCGGAGGCTCTCCGTAGAAACAGCATTTCTCTAAACGTATCTATTGTGACGGCCTATCGCGATGGCCTCAACAAGAGCTATATGTACTGGATATCGGATGATCGAATAGGAATGGTCCTTAGGCAGCAGGAACTGCTCAAAAAGCCGCGCTTTTATAAACTGAGTCAGCCAGTAGGCTACTCCCTCGAAGCCCACTGCGTGTCTAGGAGTTTACCATACCTCGAAATGGCCAGTCAGTTCATGAGGCGACTCCACGAGCACGGGATTGACATCAAAATGAGGGCGGACACATTTCAGGTGCTGATCCAGCAGGGAATATATACCCTGATGAGGGATGATGAGCCGCCGGCCAAGGCATTTGACCTCGAGTTCTACTTCTTCGCCTTTGGTTTGTGGACGCTTGGAATGGCTTTGTCTTTCGTGGTCTTTTTGGGGGAGTCTTTTTAA